The Pelorhabdus rhamnosifermentans genome includes the window TTTTGTTTATCTGAATAAAAGGACGATCCTGGAACAGTGGCTACTTTGGTTAGTTCCAACAGCTTCCGGCTAAAAGACGTATCATCTGTCATGCCTAAACGATCCATCAAATTCGTTGCATCAGCCAGAATATAATAAGCACCCTGAGGCATTTTACATTCAAACCCCGCCTGATGCAAAGCATCATACATAAAATGTCCCGCCTTTTGATAATGTTCCTGTACCGAATCATAATAGACTTCATCAAATTGAAGTGCTTCTGCTGCAGCATGCTGAAAAGGTGTAGGCGCACCGACTGTAAAAAAGTCATGGACTTTACGAATACGCTGCGTAATTTTTTCCGGAGCAATAGCCCAGCCGACACGCCAGCCTGTCACCGAATAGGTCTTAGAAATCGAATTGATTGTAACGGTACGTTCAGCCATGCCCGGCAGCGATGCCAGTGACACATGCTTGGTGCCATCATATAGGATATGCTCGTAAATTTCATCTGTTACAGCATAAGTGTCCCATTTGACGCACAAAGCAGCAATCTCAGCCAGTTCGTCCCGCGTAAAGACCTTTCCTGTCGGGTTATTAGGTGTATTAATAATAATCGCTTTCGTTTTTTCATTAAAAGCCGCCGCAAGATCAGCGAAATCATAATGCCAATCAGGTGCATGCAGTGTCACATAATGAGGTACTGCGCCTGACAAAATGGAATCAGGACCGTAATTTTCATAAAACGGTTCAAAAATAATAATTTCATCGCCTGGATTAATGAGCGACTTAAGCGTTGCAATCATGGCTTCTGTAGCGCCGCATGTGACTGTAATATCTGTCACAGGATCACAGTCAATCTTGTTATATTCATAAGCCTTACGGCTAATCGCCTCGCGCAAGACAGGTTCGCCAAATGTAACAGGATATTGATTGTAACCAGCTGTGACAGCACGGTTGGCTGCTTCTTGAATGGCCTTAGGAATTTCAAAATCAGGAAACCCCTGAGATAAATTATAGCCACCTACTTTATCACAAATCCGCGTCATTTCGCGAATAACGGACTCTGAAAAAAGTTCGGTAACATTTGATAATTTTTTCATCGTATTTCTCCTTCAATTAGATGTTTACAGCATTAGCTGCTTTCCAAGCTTCTTCACGTATCAGTGCCAATACGTCTTTTTTTATATCAAGAAATTTTTCCGAAACTTTTAAATCATACGTCCGTTTGGGCGGCAAATCAACGGAAATACGGGCTTTGATTTTTCCGGGCCGAGCAGTCATAACATAAATGGTATCGCCAATAAAAACGGCTTCCTCTACATCATGGGTCACAAAAATAATGGTCTTATGCGATTCATCCCATACATCAAGCAGTAATTCCTGCATAACTGTTCGGGTCTGAGCATCAAGGGCGCCAAAAGGTTCATCCATAAGCAATACTTTCGGATCATTGGCAAGAGCCCGTGCAATGGCGACTCGCTGTTTCATCCCACCTGACAGTTCACTGGGATAGGCCTGTTCAAATCCTTTTAAGCCAATCTTTTCAATATAGTGCTGTGAGACATCGTGACGATCTTTTTTTGACCGCCCAGCAACATCTAAACCGAATTCAATATTCTGTCTGACCGTAAGCCATGGAAAAAGCGTATAGGTCTGAAAAACCATGCCTCGATCACGGTTCGGCCCTTCTACTTCTTGTCCATCAAGCAAAACACGCCCTGATGAAGGTTCCTCGAGGCCGGCAACAATTTTGAGCAATGTTGATTTTCCACAGCCTGACGGTCCAAGTAAAGTCACAAATTCACTCGGTTTTACAGTAAAACTCGTATTTTGCAGCGCCGTCACCTGGCGCTTTTTATCGGCATAAATTTTGCTTACTCCCTCAATGATTAATTTATCCATCAGCGACCTCCCCTTTTCCCCATCCAGGGAAACATCCGGGCATACCAAAACTTGAACACCAGATCAATAATAATTCCAATCACACCAATGACGATAATCCCAACAATAATATGAGATGTTTTCAAAAAACGCTGCGACTGCATAATCATATAGCCAAGACCCGAGCCAGCCGCAACAATTTCAGCCACAACCAAATAAGTCCAGGCCCAACCAAAAGCAATGCGTAGACTATCTACAATACCAGGCAAACTGGCCGGTAAAATAACCCGCCGGAATACACCCAGCCGTGATACACCAAGCGTATAGGCTGTATCAATTAAATCATGGGCAACATTTTTAGTAACATCCATAATCATGAGGGTCAGCGGAAAAAATGTACCAAATAGGATGACTGCAATTTTCTCACTTTCACCTATTCCTAACCACAAGATAAAGAGCGGAATAAATGCAGACGCAGGCATGTAACGAATAAAGCTCATAATAGGTTCAGCATAAGCTTCACATATTTTTAAACTCCCCATTAAAATACCTAACGGCACAGCTACAAGAGCCGCAATCAAAAATCCCGTTGTCACACGGAAAACGCTGGCCCAAACATCTTGCAGCAAGCCAAAATTCGTAAATAGCAACCATCCATCGCGAACGGTCTTATCAGGCGTAGGCAAAAAAAGCTGCGAAATCCATTCAGTATATGTGAGCAGCGACCAAACGGCAATCAGCACCGCAAAAGCCAAAATTGATAAGGTCCAATGTAGTCCCTTGGGAATTTCCGCTTTGGGCGTTAAAAATTTGTATTTTACCACAATAACACCATCCAACTTTAAAAATCTGTAAAGAGAGACTGTATAAGAAGCCTACGCTTCTTTACAGCCTCTCTTTACGACTTATGACTTCATCATTTTTTTAATTTCGTCATAAAAGAGTCATCAATACTTTTGGTAAGATCGGGAGCCTGCGATAACAATTTCAGGTTCACGTAAAAGATTCCGGCTTTTTTACCAATATCATAAATAGGACCGGGCTGATCTTTCGTACCGAAGAATTCTAAGTTGCCAGCTAAATCATAAAACTTAATTGTTTTAATATCAGATGAAATTTCTTCCGGTTTCATTTTAAAAGCATCAGCTAAAATTTTATTAGATTCTTCAGGGTTTTTATTCATATAATCCGTAGCTTCAGCAAGAACTGCAATAATAGCTTGCACTGTTTCAGGATTATCTTTTACAAAATCCTCACGAAAAGCTAAGACATCCGCAATCAGTCCGGGTGTATCTTTCGTTGTTGATAAAACGATGTCCCCGGCAGCGCTGGCTTTACTCAAATAAGGTTCCCACGTTACAGCGGCATCCACTTTACCAGCCATAAATGCCGATGCTGCTTCACTCGCTTTCATATCAATGGCTTTCACATCGTTATCACTGAGGCCTTCTTTTTCTAATATGTTCGATAGGAAAAAGTGTGATGTCGACCCTTTATGAAAAGCAATTTCTTTTCCTTTTAAATCAGCAACTTTTTCAATTCCCTTACCTTTTTTTACAATGAGTCCATCGGCACCATTCGAAGAATCAAAGGCCCAGAGTAGTTTCATTGGCACCCCTTCGCCAATGGCCGAAACGGAAACATCCATAGAAGTTGCCATAGCCTGAATTTTGTCAGCCACAAATGCCTGTTTACGGTCACCGACGCCTTCAATGGATTGCAATTCCACATCTATGCCCTTATTCTTAAACATTCCTTTTTCTTTCGCAATAAATAATGCACCATAGCCTGTCCACGGCGTGTAAGCAATGACAAGCGACTTTTTCTCAGCCTTGGGCTGTGACGAATTGGAAGTACTCGAACCACACCCTGCGGCACTGACAGCAAACATGGCAATAAGCAAGCATGCCAAGATTCTTTTATGCATAATTATCCTCCTGTTCATACACAAATATAAATTTCTCTACATCAATAATTATTATATATTCAGTAGAGCACGCAAAATCCCTGCTAAAATACCGCTTTTTTTAATAAAAATCGACTTTCTTTTTTTACTTTATCATAATAAAATATGCATTAAAAATTCATTTTACAATAGGAAAAACAATACCGCCATGAGGAATAACCGTTACACTCGGCAGTTTCTTACCAACAATTTTGTTCGCCAAAACAAAAGCTTCCGTCATATTTTCCGCCGCTATCATGCCCATTTTCTCAATAAACGCCCGATTTTCCCGTAAAGTAACGACAATAACTTTCATTTTCTTAGCAATCAGCCCCATTTTTAGTGCCACAAATCCCGGTACAGTAAAGGCTTTACGCAGCTCTGCCTCGCATTCAATAAGGGAAGAGTAATCAAACCACTGACTAAAATCCGGTGGATCACCAATTTCACGACATTCCATAAGCGTAATCAAGACACCCTCGTCTTTGACAGCCTCATAGGCATTTTCAATAGCCTTTGAAGCTTGATAAAAATTAATATCCTTGGGAAAACCGCCTGATGACGTGACAACAATGTCTGCCTTCCCCGAAATGGGAATACCATAAAGTTCTTCCACTGTCTTACACCCGCTTAGCCAAGCGTCATACCAATGACCTGCCACGAAACGGCAAAATTCCCCTTTCGACGTATAAACGGCGTTCAACAAAAAATCGGGATGTAGCCTCTCCGCCATTTCCAGCATGTCTTGATGCATCTCATTATGTTCTAAGCTTCCTGCATAACAATAAGGATTTAAGCCCTGACCTTCAATCTTATTTAAGCAAAACCGATGATTCCCTTGAATAGTGTCATAGGCCGCAATACCCGGCAAAACAGACTTACGCCCGCCACCAAATCCAGCCATGGAATGATAAATAATCCCACCCGTTAGAATAACTTTGTCTGCTTCAACTACCTTACGATTAAGGCGCACATTGACACCGCGCGTCGTATTGCCGACAGACACGAAGTCTTCATCATTTAAGGCATAACTTTGTTTAATAACAATTCTATCCACGATTCCTTTGCCGTAGATTTCAGCATTTTCTTGGTCCGTATGCGGACGATGGGCACCAAGGGCAACAATCAAGGTTATATCCTGATCTGCTATACCCGCTGCATTGAGCTCGGCAATGAGAGTCGGCAAAATTAAATCATATCGAATCCATTGCCGCGTAATATCCGAGACAACAATAACCACATGGTCACCAGACTTTACAACATTGGACAGTGGCGGTGAACCAATCGGCTTCGCCAAAGCCTGATGAATGGCTCCCGGAACATCAAAAATCGGAGAAATCTCTTTTCCCTCAACAATATCAAGCATTTGTTCTTCAGGAATAGCAAATGTAACCTGCTCTTCACCAAAAGCAAGTGAAAAATTTTTATCCATGATTTGTACCCCCATAACAATCATTACTGCCAGGTTTTCTTTAGCAGCGACTGTTTTTGATATTCTTGCAATTTTTTTTGTACGTGAGCAGCGCGTCCAGCCTGCCACCCCATCAAAACGCCTGCTTCAACATGCAAAGCAGTTCCATCTAAGTGACTAATTAATTTTTTAATAAGTATATTCGAACGATAGGCATCATTTAATAAGCCTAACAGTTCTTGAATTTTCTTGAGCCTAGCTTGCACACGCTTGTTATCCCGTTTAGTATGCCAAGCGAGTCCTTCTATAACATAGCGCAGCTTTTTTCCCTTGATGCGCAATTTATGCAAGGACTCTTTATCAGCCAAAGGCGTATTTCGCCAAGCCTTATGAAATTTTTTCAGCCACAAAACAAGCCGGCGCTCTGTAAAGTCAGCTGTGGACACAAGAGATTGATATTGATAATTCCAAGGTGATTCCAATAGTCTTTGCCACAAAGTAAGCAAGACCGGTGTAAACTTACCTTTGCGCAATTTCGTGAGTAAGCGTTTTCTGCCTTTCGTTCTTTCCTGTGCCAAAAGATCAGCAAGTTGTGTCTGACCTGGAAATTGCTGTGAGTAATCTGCCAACACTTCCTCCCATTGAGAAGCTAAAACGTCGAGTTCTCTTACATAAGACAATTCGCGTCCCATTTGACGCAAGCCACTCTGACACTCAAGAAAAACGACTTGGTTAAACAACGGCTTGCCAAAGGATAAAATTGACCGAAGCTGTCGCAATCTCACACGCAATTGATGAAGACTTTCGAAATTATCAGGAGCCCCTAGAAATGACTGCTGAGCTATAAGAACGAGCTGCAAATAAAACAATAAAATGCTCCGCAAACTCTTAGTTGCTTCATCCTTACTTTTAATTCCCCTAATAGGCTGTAAGTTTTTTTCCTCAATGGGACAGGAAAAATTCAATGCCCAAATAGGTCGTCCTTGATTTTCAAGCATCAAGGGATAGAGTTTCGATAATGCTGTTGCCAAATGAAAAACAGCTGCTATATCCCCCTGTCGCAAGGAAAGACTGATTAGAAAAAAAGGTCGTCTCCGTCTTTCGGCAACAAATACGCCGTTTTCCGCGACAAGATCCGCTAAAGTACCCTCAGGCAGGACTAAGTGAAACGCCTTGCGCTCCACATGACAGGTCAAAAAGGACCTCACTAAACGATGCTCTCCAGAAATTCCGGCTAACCTCCGGCCTAAACACGAAAAGCGAAAAGCTTTGATGCGTGGCCTAGCTTGCCCGTTCGTACTGCTTATTCTGTTGCTTTTCTTAAGCGTCCTAAGCCGACAAGCACGATACAATACTCCCTGTTTACTCAAATCACCCTGCGGCGTATCATAATAAACTTCATTGACCTGAACAGGTAGTAAACTCTCCTGAATCAATTGAATCAACAGTGGTTCGACCATCAATTGTTCATATACTTTGCTACTTGATACTCTTAAGAATATTTTTTTCCTATGCATCAGTCGACCTCCTCTTGTTGTCCTTCAAATTCAAGTATTTGTCTATCATCCACCTGCTTACACAAAGATGCTTTTTCTTCCTACTCTTTTACCAGACTTGTGCAATCTTTTTCGTAAAAACATCCACTGCAGGAAGTTGTTCTACTGCCCACCAAGGCGAATAAGAACTTAATTGTTCCACAGAATAATTGCCTGTAGCAATACCAATGGTATAGGCATCAATATCTTTGCCGCAATGAATATCGTTGGGCGTATCGCCAATAACAAAGATACGCAAATCACTCATTTGCTCATAGGCTAATGATAATTTATGAACAGCCAGCTTAGAAATATCCGTACGTTTTAAAGCACACTCGCAAAAAGCGCTCTGATCAAAATCAAAATACTGCATCAAATCAAAATACTTAAGCTTGATTTCTGCCCCGCGGCGGCTATTCCCTGTTAATAGCAATAACTGATAATCCGGTCGCTGCTTTAGTTCATCTAAAACAGTAAAAACAGAAGGCATAACTCGACCTTCTCTTTGTGTCAGATGACTTGGCAAAAGCTGCTCATAGCGATCTGTAAGAGCCGATATTTCTTGTGATAAAGGCTCACGACCTGTTATTTTTTGAATAATTTGAGCCCCAATAGAATAGTCTGTCATACCCGATGTTTTGATGTCATGAAAATCGACTTGCGTTCCCCATTGCTCTGCTACAGCCTGATTAAAAGCAAATAATCCTGCTCGTGAAGTTCTAATTAACGTTCCATCAATATCCCAAAAAAGTATATTCAAATTCATTCTCCTTTTAGCTTGTTTTATTTAATTTTTACTATTCTATTCCATTTGCCAACTGCCTGTAGACTCAAGATGGAGCTTTCTCTTATGATACTGAGCAAGTGTACTGCGATGTCCGACACTAATAATCGTGGAGTCTTTCAGTAATGCCCGCAGTAATTGATAAAGAACCTGTTCTGTAGCTTCATCAAGGGCCGATGTTGCTTCATCAAGAAACAACCAGTCTGGCCGTTGTAAAATCGCCCGGGCAAAAGCAATGCGCTGCTGTTCACCAAGCGATAAAATATGCGACCAATTTTCTGTTTGATGCAGTTTATCGCTAAAGCTATCTAATTTACACTGAACCATGACTTCTTGAATCGCTTCATCAGTTATCATAGCCGCACCATAAGGATAAAGAAGTGCGTCCCGCAGAGTACCCAAAGGCAAATAAGATTTCTGCGGCAAAAACAGCCTGCTCTTCCCTTCAGGAATCACAATGTGACCGGTGCCAAAAGGCCAAATGCCTGCTAAAGTTCTCATTAACGTGCTTTTTCCACAGCCAGAATCACCGGTAATGAGCACAGTATCCCCAGCATGAATCTGAAGTTCTAAATCCGTTACTAAACGTTTTGCTGTTGGCAAATTAACACAGAGATTTTGAACAGTAAGTGTGGAGTCTGGCATAAAATTCACTTTGACTGTTGCGGTCTTTTCAACCTCAGTGATACGTTCCATATGATCAGAAAAGCCAGTCAACCGATTGACTACGGCCTTCCATTCCGCCAATGCTGAGTAGCTGTCAACAAAAAAAGATAAAGCATCTTGCACGCGTCCAAAAGCGGATGCCGTCTGCATGAGTCCGCCTAATTGAATTTGATTGCTAAAATAGCGTGGCGCTGCAACAAGATAAGGAAAAATGATCGCCGCCTGACCATAACCTGAACTAAACCACGTCAGCTTTTTTTGCCGCTTCATCAGGGCCATAAAGTTTTCAAAAACCCCTTTGAAGCGCAGGAGCAGATTCGTCTGCTCCTGCGCTTCACCATGATAAAAAGCAATGCCTTCACTATTTTCGCGCAAACGAACTAAACTAAACCGGAAATCGGCCTCATAACGTTGCTGCATAAAATTAAGACCGACAAGAGGATGACCGATTTTTTGCGTCAACCAGGTCCCGATAACAGCATAAATGATGGCCATCCAGACCATATAGCCGTGAATAGTTATATTTTTTTCACCAAACGGCAGTAATATTTCTCCTGATAAATTCCAAAGAATAAATACAAAAGAAATCAGTGTAACCGTCGCTTTCAGAAGCCCCAGCGAAAGTTGTAACGTCGACGAAACAAATAGTTTTAAATCTTCACTAATTCGCTGATCAGGATTATCGGTGCTATCATTTTT containing:
- a CDS encoding ABC transporter permease; this translates as MVKYKFLTPKAEIPKGLHWTLSILAFAVLIAVWSLLTYTEWISQLFLPTPDKTVRDGWLLFTNFGLLQDVWASVFRVTTGFLIAALVAVPLGILMGSLKICEAYAEPIMSFIRYMPASAFIPLFILWLGIGESEKIAVILFGTFFPLTLMIMDVTKNVAHDLIDTAYTLGVSRLGVFRRVILPASLPGIVDSLRIAFGWAWTYLVVAEIVAAGSGLGYMIMQSQRFLKTSHIIVGIIVIGVIGIIIDLVFKFWYARMFPWMGKRGGR
- a CDS encoding ABC transporter ATP-binding protein, with product MDKLIIEGVSKIYADKKRQVTALQNTSFTVKPSEFVTLLGPSGCGKSTLLKIVAGLEEPSSGRVLLDGQEVEGPNRDRGMVFQTYTLFPWLTVRQNIEFGLDVAGRSKKDRHDVSQHYIEKIGLKGFEQAYPSELSGGMKQRVAIARALANDPKVLLMDEPFGALDAQTRTVMQELLLDVWDESHKTIIFVTHDVEEAVFIGDTIYVMTARPGKIKARISVDLPPKRTYDLKVSEKFLDIKKDVLALIREEAWKAANAVNI
- a CDS encoding CYTH and CHAD domain-containing protein, whose product is MHRKKIFLRVSSSKVYEQLMVEPLLIQLIQESLLPVQVNEVYYDTPQGDLSKQGVLYRACRLRTLKKSNRISSTNGQARPRIKAFRFSCLGRRLAGISGEHRLVRSFLTCHVERKAFHLVLPEGTLADLVAENGVFVAERRRRPFFLISLSLRQGDIAAVFHLATALSKLYPLMLENQGRPIWALNFSCPIEEKNLQPIRGIKSKDEATKSLRSILLFYLQLVLIAQQSFLGAPDNFESLHQLRVRLRQLRSILSFGKPLFNQVVFLECQSGLRQMGRELSYVRELDVLASQWEEVLADYSQQFPGQTQLADLLAQERTKGRKRLLTKLRKGKFTPVLLTLWQRLLESPWNYQYQSLVSTADFTERRLVLWLKKFHKAWRNTPLADKESLHKLRIKGKKLRYVIEGLAWHTKRDNKRVQARLKKIQELLGLLNDAYRSNILIKKLISHLDGTALHVEAGVLMGWQAGRAAHVQKKLQEYQKQSLLKKTWQ
- the larA gene encoding nickel-dependent lactate racemase, with product MDKNFSLAFGEEQVTFAIPEEQMLDIVEGKEISPIFDVPGAIHQALAKPIGSPPLSNVVKSGDHVVIVVSDITRQWIRYDLILPTLIAELNAAGIADQDITLIVALGAHRPHTDQENAEIYGKGIVDRIVIKQSYALNDEDFVSVGNTTRGVNVRLNRKVVEADKVILTGGIIYHSMAGFGGGRKSVLPGIAAYDTIQGNHRFCLNKIEGQGLNPYCYAGSLEHNEMHQDMLEMAERLHPDFLLNAVYTSKGEFCRFVAGHWYDAWLSGCKTVEELYGIPISGKADIVVTSSGGFPKDINFYQASKAIENAYEAVKDEGVLITLMECREIGDPPDFSQWFDYSSLIECEAELRKAFTVPGFVALKMGLIAKKMKVIVVTLRENRAFIEKMGMIAAENMTEAFVLANKIVGKKLPSVTVIPHGGIVFPIVK
- a CDS encoding HAD family hydrolase, translating into MNILFWDIDGTLIRTSRAGLFAFNQAVAEQWGTQVDFHDIKTSGMTDYSIGAQIIQKITGREPLSQEISALTDRYEQLLPSHLTQREGRVMPSVFTVLDELKQRPDYQLLLLTGNSRRGAEIKLKYFDLMQYFDFDQSAFCECALKRTDISKLAVHKLSLAYEQMSDLRIFVIGDTPNDIHCGKDIDAYTIGIATGNYSVEQLSSYSPWWAVEQLPAVDVFTKKIAQVW
- a CDS encoding ABC transporter substrate-binding protein, whose translation is MHKRILACLLIAMFAVSAAGCGSSTSNSSQPKAEKKSLVIAYTPWTGYGALFIAKEKGMFKNKGIDVELQSIEGVGDRKQAFVADKIQAMATSMDVSVSAIGEGVPMKLLWAFDSSNGADGLIVKKGKGIEKVADLKGKEIAFHKGSTSHFFLSNILEKEGLSDNDVKAIDMKASEAASAFMAGKVDAAVTWEPYLSKASAAGDIVLSTTKDTPGLIADVLAFREDFVKDNPETVQAIIAVLAEATDYMNKNPEESNKILADAFKMKPEEISSDIKTIKFYDLAGNLEFFGTKDQPGPIYDIGKKAGIFYVNLKLLSQAPDLTKSIDDSFMTKLKK
- a CDS encoding pyridoxal phosphate-dependent aminotransferase, with protein sequence MKKLSNVTELFSESVIREMTRICDKVGGYNLSQGFPDFEIPKAIQEAANRAVTAGYNQYPVTFGEPVLREAISRKAYEYNKIDCDPVTDITVTCGATEAMIATLKSLINPGDEIIIFEPFYENYGPDSILSGAVPHYVTLHAPDWHYDFADLAAAFNEKTKAIIINTPNNPTGKVFTRDELAEIAALCVKWDTYAVTDEIYEHILYDGTKHVSLASLPGMAERTVTINSISKTYSVTGWRVGWAIAPEKITQRIRKVHDFFTVGAPTPFQHAAAEALQFDEVYYDSVQEHYQKAGHFMYDALHQAGFECKMPQGAYYILADATNLMDRLGMTDDTSFSRKLLELTKVATVPGSSFYSDKQKGNHQVRFCFCKKWETLYAVEKALKTLAK
- a CDS encoding ABC transporter ATP-binding protein/permease, producing the protein MPGLRLLFLKEVWKLTRAYWYSEEKKIGRLLLAVIIGLSLGRVYLLVLLNQWNNEFYNTLQNHDKDGFFSAFGDFTILATCFIIVVVYEFYLQQMLEIKWRRWITEHYLKTWLKKRTYYLMELKNDSTDNPDQRISEDLKLFVSSTLQLSLGLLKATVTLISFVFILWNLSGEILLPFGEKNITIHGYMVWMAIIYAVIGTWLTQKIGHPLVGLNFMQQRYEADFRFSLVRLRENSEGIAFYHGEAQEQTNLLLRFKGVFENFMALMKRQKKLTWFSSGYGQAAIIFPYLVAAPRYFSNQIQLGGLMQTASAFGRVQDALSFFVDSYSALAEWKAVVNRLTGFSDHMERITEVEKTATVKVNFMPDSTLTVQNLCVNLPTAKRLVTDLELQIHAGDTVLITGDSGCGKSTLMRTLAGIWPFGTGHIVIPEGKSRLFLPQKSYLPLGTLRDALLYPYGAAMITDEAIQEVMVQCKLDSFSDKLHQTENWSHILSLGEQQRIAFARAILQRPDWLFLDEATSALDEATEQVLYQLLRALLKDSTIISVGHRSTLAQYHKRKLHLESTGSWQME